The genomic stretch ATAAGGAACGTATACAGCCTTTTGAAGGTGTAGTGATAAGGATAAAGGGGGGCGGAATAAATAGGAGCTTTACTGTAAGGAAGGAGTCTTACGGTGTTGGTGTTGAGAGGATCTTTCCTTTTGCAAGCCCAAATATAGAAAAGATAGAGATTGTAAAGTACGGAAAGGTACGGAGGGCAAAGCTTTACTTCTTGAGAAAGTATAAAGGCAAAGAAGCTGCAGGTAAGGTGAGAGAGATAAAGCCCTGGGAGAAAAAGAAGTGATAGATTACGAGCTATCTTTCTGGAAAAAGGGTCTTTTGGTTGCCGGGGTGGATGAGGCGGGAAGGGGACCTTTGGCAGGTCCAGTTGTTGCTGCAGCTGTAATTCTACCACCTTACACCGAACCCTTCATAAGCGGGGATTCTAAAAGGATGTCTCAGAGTGAAAGGGAAAGAGCCTTTGAGATCATAAAGGCTAAAGCTCTATCCGTTGGCACTGCGGTAGTAGATAGCGTAGTCATAGACAGGATAAATATCCTTCAAGCTACAAAGCTGGCTATGAAAAGAGCCATTGAGGATCTCAAACACCCTTTTGACGTGGTCATAAGCGATTACGTAAATCTGGAAAATTACAACTGCCTTCCTCTGGTCAAAGGTGACGAAAAAAGCTTAAGTTGTGCGTGCGCATCCATTATAGCAAAAGTATTGAGAGACAGAATCATGGAGCATTATCACCGTCTATTTCCTGAGTACGAATTTACAAAACATAAAGGATACCCCACTGTCAGACACAGAGAGCTTTTAAAAAAGTTTGGCTACACTGATATACACAGAAAAAGTTTCAAGCTGTAAATAGTTTCACATAAACATCACGCAAACACAACGCAATTGAAAGACAATAATACTGAGGAAGGTGGAAAAAAAATGAGGAAGGTGTTAGCTATTTTATGTATATTAATGATCACCGCAAGCTTCGGGATAGATGAACTTTTCATAACTGTAAAAGTGATGGACTATGATCAAAGAACCGGTACAATAAAAGCAGTTGGCGTATCAGGACCATGCAAAGGCTATAAAATGAACCTTCTTTCCAAACCGGGTATGGATGCCAGTAAGCTTCTAAACAGAGATGTTTCTGTAATGATAGACAGTAGCAAGTGCCAAGATGGAGGAACATACAGGATAAAGGGGAGTGAAAAGCCATGAAGGTAAAGAGCCTGCTAACACTCCTTTTCATATCCTTGGTGTTTTTAAATCCAAAAGAAAGTAATGTAAAAGCTGCCTCTATGGGAAGTTACTGCTACATTCCTCCTTATGTAGGGCAAGCTGTATCTCCAAACGTAATGCTCCTTATAGATGTCAGCGGGTCAATGTCATGGTGTGCCTACAATCCTAATTCGTATAAAACTGGTTGTTGTACTTCCTCATCAGGATGTGGCTGGACATATCAAGGTACAGAGGAAGGATACTTTGATCCTACAAAAGTTTACAAATATCAATCAGGTGTCTGGGTAGAAACTACAGGAACACCTGCGAGCTGTCCAAAAAGTGCGTACGTATGTAATTGGTGGGGATGTTTTGATGCACTAGATAAGACAAAGTTATACAGCGGTAGCTGTCTCAACTTTCTGTACATGACAAGGATAGATTTAGTAAGGTGGGCATTAACTGGGGGTAGTCTTGCAAGCTGTAATACTGGTGTGAACGTAAAAA from Hydrogenobacter sp. encodes the following:
- a CDS encoding ribonuclease HII → MIDYELSFWKKGLLVAGVDEAGRGPLAGPVVAAAVILPPYTEPFISGDSKRMSQSERERAFEIIKAKALSVGTAVVDSVVIDRINILQATKLAMKRAIEDLKHPFDVVISDYVNLENYNCLPLVKGDEKSLSCACASIIAKVLRDRIMEHYHRLFPEYEFTKHKGYPTVRHRELLKKFGYTDIHRKSFKL
- a CDS encoding pilus assembly protein PilY: MKVKSLLTLLFISLVFLNPKESNVKAASMGSYCYIPPYVGQAVSPNVMLLIDVSGSMSWCAYNPNSYKTGCCTSSSGCGWTYQGTEEGYFDPTKVYKYQSGVWVETTGTPASCPKSAYVCNWWGCFDALDKTKLYSGSCLNFLYMTRIDLVRWALTGGSLASCNTGVNVK
- the rplS gene encoding 50S ribosomal protein L19, producing MSSVIRDVELLYQPKRDFPEFKVGDTVRVHYKIVEGDKERIQPFEGVVIRIKGGGINRSFTVRKESYGVGVERIFPFASPNIEKIEIVKYGKVRRAKLYFLRKYKGKEAAGKVREIKPWEKKK